A genomic segment from Aegilops tauschii subsp. strangulata cultivar AL8/78 chromosome 1, Aet v6.0, whole genome shotgun sequence encodes:
- the LOC141039222 gene encoding uncharacterized protein codes for MAYDNYFECKEDALEKIGVSSSEMHCSYPDACIQSTQFAEGNCSEVNVEINGHHYNKGYYLANGIYPQWTTLVKTIPNPVEEKRKRFAQAQESSRKDVERAFDVLQSRWGVVQYAGRTWSIKKLWKVMTACVIMHDMIVEDECPVEIYDQGFQFQGENIVPEHGAASRFA; via the exons ATGGCGTATGACAACTATTTCGAGTGCAAGGAGGACGCCCTGGAAAAGATTGGCGTCTCCTCATCAGAAATGCACTGCAGCTATCCGGATGCTTGCATACAGAGTACCCA GTTTGCAGAAGGCAACTGCTCAGAGGTCAATGTTGAGATCAATGGCCACCACTACAACAAAGGATACTACCTAGCTAacggtatctatcctcagtggactACTCTTGTGAAGACAATCCCCAATCctgtagaagagaagaggaagaGATTTGCCCAAGCACAAGAGAGTTCTAGGAAGGATGTGGAGCGTGCCTTTGATGTTCTTCAATCTCGATGGGGCGTCGTTCAGTATGCTGGTAGAACTTGGAGCATCAAAAAGTTGTGGAAGGtcatgactgcttgtgtgatcatgcacgaCATGATCGTAGAGGACGAGTGTCCGGTTGAAATCTATGACCAAGGGTTTCAATTTCAGGGTGAGAATATTGTGCCTGAGCATGGAGCAGCATCAAGGTTTGCATAG